The following are encoded together in the Bacillus cereus group sp. RP43 genome:
- the cotY gene encoding spore coat protein CotY: MSCNCNEDHHHHDFDFNCVSNVVRFIHELQECATTTCGSGCEVPFLGAHNTASVANTRPFILYTKTGEPFEAFAPSGSLTSCRTPIFRVESIDDDDCAVLRALAVVLGDGSSVPPGDDPICTFLNVPNARLISTPACLTVDLSCFCAIQCLRDVTI, translated from the coding sequence ATGAGCTGCAATTGCAACGAAGATCATCATCACCATGATTTTGATTTCAACTGTGTATCTAATGTCGTTCGTTTTATACATGAATTACAAGAATGTGCAACCACTACATGTGGATCTGGTTGCGAAGTTCCATTTTTAGGAGCACATAACACTGCATCAGTAGCGAATACACGTCCTTTTATTTTATACACAAAAACCGGAGAGCCTTTTGAAGCATTTGCACCATCAGGAAGTCTTACTAGCTGTAGAACTCCAATTTTCCGCGTTGAAAGCATTGATGATGATGATTGTGCTGTGTTACGTGCATTAGCTGTAGTATTAGGTGATGGTTCCTCTGTACCACCTGGTGACGATCCAATTTGTACGTTTTTAAATGTACCAAATGCAAGGTTAATATCGACCCCTGCTTGTCTGACAGTTGATTTAAGTTGTTTCTGTGCTATTCAATGCTTACGTGATGTTACGATTTAA
- the exsF gene encoding exosporium protein ExsF, producing MFSSDCEFTKIDCEAKPASTLPAFGFAFNASAPQFASLFTPLLLPSVSPNPNITVPVINNTVSVGDGIRIQVAGIYQISYTLTISLDNVPTAPEAGRFFLSLGTPANIIPGSGTAVRSNVIGTGEVDVSSGVILINLNPGDLIQIVPVELLGTVDIRAAALTVAQIS from the coding sequence ATGTTCTCTTCTGATTGCGAATTTACTAAAATTGATTGCGAAGCGAAACCAGCTAGTACACTACCTGCCTTCGGTTTTGCGTTCAACGCTTCTGCACCTCAATTTGCTTCATTATTCACACCACTACTATTACCTAGCGTAAGTCCAAATCCAAATATTACTGTTCCTGTAATAAATAATACAGTAAGTGTCGGAGACGGTATTCGAATTCAAGTAGCTGGTATTTATCAAATCAGTTATACATTAACAATTAGTCTTGATAACGTTCCTACTGCACCAGAAGCTGGTCGTTTCTTCTTATCATTAGGTACACCAGCTAACATTATTCCTGGATCAGGTACAGCGGTTCGCTCTAACGTTATTGGTACTGGTGAAGTAGACGTATCCAGTGGTGTTATTCTTATTAACTTAAACCCTGGTGACTTAATTCAAATTGTACCAGTTGAACTGCTTGGAACTGTAGACATCCGTGCTGCAGCATTAACAGTTGCACAAATTAGCTAG
- a CDS encoding cytochrome C oxidase subunit III, which translates to MFAVSNNSRQNLYDLQQWYNIQQQQQAQHQAYQEQLQQQGFVKKKGCNCGKKKNTIKQYEE; encoded by the coding sequence ATGTTTGCTGTGAGCAATAATTCAAGGCAAAATTTATATGACCTACAGCAGTGGTATAACATACAGCAACAGCAACAAGCACAACATCAGGCATATCAAGAGCAATTACAGCAACAAGGGTTTGTGAAAAAAAAGGGATGCAACTGTGGGAAAAAGAAGAATACAATAAAACAATATGAAGAATGA
- a CDS encoding DUF1360 domain-containing protein gives MLFTSWLLFFIFALAAFRLTRLIVYDKITAFLRRPFIDELEITEPDGSVSTFTKVKGKGLRKWIGELLSCYWCTGVWVSAFLLVLYKWIPIVAEPVLALLAIAGAAAIIETITGYFMGE, from the coding sequence ATGTTATTTACAAGCTGGCTTTTATTTTTTATTTTTGCGCTAGCTGCTTTTAGGTTAACTCGTCTTATTGTTTATGATAAAATTACAGCTTTTTTGCGAAGACCGTTTATTGATGAGCTAGAGATTACAGAGCCTGATGGAAGTGTATCGACTTTTACAAAGGTGAAAGGGAAAGGATTAAGAAAGTGGATTGGAGAATTATTAAGCTGCTATTGGTGTACAGGTGTGTGGGTTAGTGCTTTTTTATTAGTTTTATATAAATGGATTCCAATTGTTGCAGAGCCTGTGCTAGCATTATTAGCCATTGCAGGTGCAGCAGCGATCATTGAAACAATTACAGGATATTTTATGGGAGAATAA
- the exsY gene encoding exosporium assembly protein ExsY: MSCNENKHHSSSHCVVDVVKFINELQDCSSSTCGSGCEIPFLGAHNTAAVANTRPFILYTKAGTPFEAFAPSSSLTSCQSPIFRVESVDDDSCAVLRVLTVVLGDGSPVPPNDDPICTFLAVPNARLISTSTCITVDLSCFCAIQCLRDVSIVK, encoded by the coding sequence ATGAGTTGTAACGAAAATAAACACCATAGCTCTTCTCACTGCGTAGTTGACGTCGTAAAATTCATCAATGAATTACAAGATTGCTCTAGTTCAACATGTGGTTCTGGTTGTGAAATTCCATTTTTAGGAGCACACAATACTGCAGCAGTAGCAAATACACGCCCTTTTATTTTATACACAAAAGCTGGAACGCCATTTGAAGCATTTGCACCATCTTCAAGCCTTACTAGCTGCCAATCTCCAATTTTTCGTGTAGAAAGCGTAGATGACGATAGCTGTGCTGTCCTACGTGTGTTAACTGTAGTATTAGGTGATGGTTCTCCTGTACCACCTAACGACGATCCAATTTGTACGTTTTTAGCTGTACCAAATGCAAGATTAATATCGACATCTACTTGCATTACTGTTGATTTAAGCTGCTTCTGTGCTATTCAGTGCTTACGCGACGTTTCTATAGTTAAGTAA
- a CDS encoding CotO family spore coat protein, with protein sequence MEVGGTSVKNKNKSSTVGKPLLYIAQVNLELAAPNMKRILLTNFENEDRKEQSDRNESIVSSAVEETVEREKLAKEEQQVEEEKVEGKLEEEEQEEQVRTVPHNKSFKDMSNEEKLQFLVNRPHYIPKVRCRIRTTTVSYIGSIISYRNGIVSIMPPNSMRDVRLSIEDIKTIDMAGF encoded by the coding sequence ATGGAAGTGGGAGGGACGAGTGTGAAGAATAAAAATAAAAGTTCAACAGTTGGAAAACCGTTGTTATATATTGCACAAGTAAATTTAGAACTTGCTGCACCGAACATGAAAAGAATTCTTCTTACAAACTTTGAAAATGAGGATAGAAAAGAGCAAAGTGATAGAAATGAAAGTATTGTAAGTAGTGCAGTGGAAGAGACGGTAGAACGAGAAAAGCTTGCGAAAGAGGAGCAGCAAGTGGAAGAAGAAAAAGTAGAAGGAAAACTAGAAGAAGAGGAACAAGAAGAGCAAGTGAGAACAGTCCCGCACAATAAATCATTTAAGGATATGAGCAATGAAGAAAAACTTCAGTTTTTAGTAAACCGCCCTCATTACATTCCGAAAGTAAGATGTAGGATAAGAACGACTACCGTCTCATATATAGGATCGATTATATCTTATCGTAATGGCATTGTATCCATTATGCCACCAAATAGTATGAGAGATGTTCGGTTATCTATAGAAGACATCAAAACGATTGATATGGCCGGCTTTTAA
- the fabI gene encoding enoyl-ACP reductase FabI, whose translation MELLQGKTFVVMGVANQRSIAWGIARSLHNAGAKLIFTYAGERLERNVRELAETLEGQESLVLPCDVTNDEELTACFETIKQEVGTIHGVAHCIAFANRDDLKGEFVDTSRDGFLLAQNISAFSLTAVAREAKKVMTEGGNILTLTYLGGERVVKNYNVMGVAKASLEASVKYLANDLGQHGIRVNAISAGPIRTLSAKGVGDFNSILKEIEERAPLRRATTPEEVGDTAVFLFSDLARGVTGENIHVDSGYHILG comes from the coding sequence ATGGAACTATTACAAGGGAAAACATTTGTTGTTATGGGCGTTGCGAACCAAAGAAGTATTGCATGGGGAATTGCTCGCTCTTTGCATAATGCAGGTGCAAAATTAATATTCACATATGCAGGAGAGCGTTTAGAAAGAAACGTTCGTGAACTAGCGGAAACATTAGAAGGACAAGAATCACTTGTATTACCTTGTGATGTAACGAATGATGAGGAACTTACAGCTTGCTTTGAAACTATTAAGCAAGAAGTTGGTACAATTCACGGTGTTGCACACTGTATTGCTTTTGCAAATCGTGATGATTTAAAAGGCGAATTTGTAGATACTTCTCGCGATGGATTTTTACTTGCACAAAATATTAGTGCATTCTCTTTAACAGCTGTAGCAAGAGAAGCGAAGAAAGTGATGACAGAAGGCGGAAATATTTTAACTTTAACATACCTTGGCGGCGAGCGCGTTGTGAAAAACTATAACGTTATGGGTGTTGCGAAAGCTTCATTAGAAGCTAGCGTGAAATATTTAGCGAACGATTTAGGACAACATGGCATTCGCGTTAACGCTATTTCTGCAGGACCAATTCGTACGTTATCTGCGAAAGGTGTAGGCGACTTTAACTCAATTTTAAAAGAAATTGAGGAGCGCGCACCACTTCGTCGTGCGACGACTCCAGAAGAAGTTGGGGATACAGCAGTATTCTTATTCAGTGATTTAGCACGCGGAGTAACAGGAGAAAATATCCACGTTGATTCAGGATATCATATTTTAGGATAA
- the rfbD gene encoding dTDP-4-dehydrorhamnose reductase: MKERIIITGANGQLGKQLQEELNSEEYDIYPFDKELLDVTNISRIKQVVQEIKPHTIVHCAAYTKVDGAEKEQDLAYLINAIGARNVAVASQLVGAKLVYVSTDYVFPGDKPDGYHEFHNPAPINIYGASKFAGERFVKELHNKYFIVRTSWLYGKYGNNFVKTMLRLGKERENISVVADQVGSPTYVADLITVINKLIHTSLYGTYHVSNRGSCSWFEFAQKIFSHTKIRVNVLPVSTEEFGSTAARPKYSIFQHKMLQLNGFLQMPTWEEGLERFFIETKSH, translated from the coding sequence ATGAAAGAACGGATTATCATAACGGGAGCGAACGGTCAGCTAGGGAAGCAACTACAAGAAGAGTTGAATTCTGAGGAATATGACATATATCCATTTGATAAAGAGTTATTAGATGTAACAAATATATCCCGAATTAAGCAAGTGGTACAAGAAATAAAGCCACATACAATTGTTCATTGTGCAGCGTATACGAAGGTAGATGGTGCTGAGAAAGAACAGGATCTTGCTTACTTAATAAATGCGATTGGAGCTCGAAATGTAGCGGTTGCTTCACAATTAGTAGGGGCTAAGTTAGTGTATGTCAGTACCGATTATGTATTTCCAGGTGACAAACCGGATGGCTATCATGAATTTCATAATCCGGCACCGATAAATATATATGGAGCTTCTAAATTTGCAGGAGAGCGGTTCGTAAAAGAGTTACATAATAAATATTTTATAGTTCGTACATCGTGGTTGTATGGTAAGTATGGAAATAATTTTGTGAAAACGATGCTACGATTAGGAAAAGAGAGAGAAAACATATCTGTTGTAGCTGATCAAGTTGGTTCTCCTACGTACGTGGCGGATTTAATTACTGTGATTAATAAGCTCATTCATACATCCTTATACGGTACGTATCACGTATCAAATCGCGGTTCATGTTCTTGGTTTGAATTTGCTCAAAAAATATTTTCGCATACAAAAATAAGAGTGAATGTATTACCTGTGTCGACTGAGGAATTTGGATCGACGGCAGCGAGACCGAAATATTCGATCTTTCAGCATAAAATGCTACAATTAAATGGTTTTTTACAAATGCCTACTTGGGAAGAAGGATTAGAAAGGTTTTTTATAGAAACAAAAAGTCATTAA
- the rfbB gene encoding dTDP-glucose 4,6-dehydratase — MNILVTGGAGFIGSNFIHYMLKNYETYKIINYDALTYSGNLNNVKPIQENPNYSFVKGKIQNGELLEHVVKECDVQVIVNFAAESHVDRSIENPIPFYDTNVIGTVTLLELVKKYSHIKFVQVSTDEVYGSLGKTGRFTEETPLAPNSPYSSSKASSDMIALSYYETYQLPVVVTRCSNNYGPYQYPEKLIPLMVTNALEGKKLPLYGDGLNVRDWLHVTDHCSAIDTVLHKGCVGEVYNIGGNNEKTNVDVVEQIIKLLGKTKKDIEFVTDRLGHDRRYAIDAQKMKNEFEWEPKYTFEQGLKETVEWYKNNVDWWKPLKEK; from the coding sequence ATGAATATATTAGTTACAGGTGGAGCTGGATTTATTGGAAGTAATTTCATTCACTATATGTTAAAAAACTATGAAACATATAAAATCATTAATTACGATGCATTAACATATAGCGGGAATTTAAATAATGTAAAGCCTATTCAAGAAAATCCTAACTACTCATTTGTAAAAGGGAAAATCCAAAATGGAGAGCTACTGGAACATGTTGTTAAGGAATGTGACGTGCAAGTAATTGTAAATTTCGCAGCTGAATCACATGTAGATCGTAGCATTGAAAATCCGATCCCTTTTTATGATACAAACGTAATCGGGACAGTCACGCTGTTGGAGTTAGTGAAAAAATATTCACATATTAAATTCGTGCAAGTATCAACAGATGAAGTATACGGTTCTTTAGGGAAAACCGGAAGATTTACAGAGGAAACCCCGCTAGCTCCTAATAGTCCATATTCTTCAAGTAAAGCAAGTAGCGACATGATAGCCTTATCTTATTATGAAACGTATCAATTACCAGTTGTTGTAACACGTTGTTCTAATAACTATGGACCGTACCAATATCCTGAGAAATTAATTCCGTTAATGGTTACGAATGCGCTTGAAGGAAAGAAACTACCATTATATGGTGATGGATTGAATGTAAGGGATTGGCTGCATGTAACGGATCATTGTAGTGCAATTGACACCGTTTTGCATAAGGGATGTGTAGGAGAGGTGTATAATATCGGCGGAAATAACGAAAAAACAAATGTAGATGTTGTGGAACAAATTATAAAACTTTTAGGAAAAACGAAAAAAGATATTGAATTTGTAACAGACCGTTTAGGTCACGACCGTCGTTATGCGATTGATGCACAAAAAATGAAGAATGAGTTTGAATGGGAACCGAAGTATACGTTCGAACAAGGATTAAAAGAAACGGTGGAATGGTATAAAAACAATGTGGACTGGTGGAAACCACTAAAAGAAAAGTAA
- the rfbC gene encoding dTDP-4-dehydrorhamnose 3,5-epimerase: MKVVETNFNNVKLLEPRLFEDERGFFTESYNKKMLETLGITHSFVQDNVSYSAHSGTIRGLHFQKNPKAQTKLIQVMQGAIYDVIVDLRKDSPTFKKWRGYILSADNHRQLLVPKGFAHGFCTLVPHTIVMYKVDEYYSADHDSGLLWEDKELSIPWPVTNPILSDKDRILPLLQEYEDSF, encoded by the coding sequence ATGAAAGTTGTAGAAACAAATTTTAACAATGTGAAATTGTTAGAACCGAGATTGTTTGAAGACGAGCGAGGTTTTTTTACTGAAAGTTATAATAAGAAGATGCTAGAAACGTTAGGGATTACGCATTCATTTGTGCAAGATAACGTATCTTATTCAGCGCATTCGGGGACGATTCGAGGGCTCCACTTTCAAAAAAATCCGAAAGCACAAACGAAACTCATTCAAGTTATGCAAGGTGCAATATATGATGTTATCGTTGATTTGCGAAAAGATTCACCTACATTTAAAAAGTGGAGAGGTTATATTTTAAGCGCGGATAATCATAGGCAATTATTAGTGCCGAAAGGATTTGCTCATGGTTTTTGTACACTTGTACCTCATACAATTGTTATGTATAAAGTAGATGAGTATTATAGTGCTGATCACGATTCCGGTTTGCTTTGGGAAGATAAAGAATTATCAATTCCATGGCCGGTAACAAATCCTATCTTGTCCGATAAGGATCGAATATTACCATTACTTCAGGAATATGAAGATAGTTTTTAA
- a CDS encoding sugar phosphate nucleotidyltransferase encodes MKGIILAGGTGSRLYPITKVTNKHLLPVGRYPMIYHAVYKLKRCEITDIMIITGKEHMGDVVSFLGSGQEFGVSFTYRVQDKAGGIAQALGLCEDFVGNDRMVVILGDNIFSDDIRPYVEEFTSQKEGAKVLLQSVEDPERFGVAHIQGRKIIKIEEKPNEPKSSYAVTGIYLYDSKVFSYIKELKPSARGELEITDINNWYLKRGVLTYNEMIGWWTDAGTHASLQRANTLARDINFGKQFNGE; translated from the coding sequence ATGAAAGGGATTATTTTAGCAGGCGGGACAGGATCGAGATTATATCCAATAACGAAAGTAACGAATAAACATTTACTTCCTGTTGGGCGGTATCCGATGATTTATCATGCGGTATATAAGCTGAAGCGATGTGAAATTACAGATATTATGATTATTACAGGTAAAGAGCATATGGGAGATGTTGTGAGCTTCCTAGGAAGTGGTCAAGAGTTTGGTGTATCCTTTACGTATCGTGTGCAAGATAAGGCGGGCGGGATTGCGCAGGCGCTAGGACTTTGTGAAGATTTCGTAGGAAATGATCGGATGGTAGTTATATTAGGAGATAATATCTTTTCAGATGATATTCGCCCGTATGTTGAAGAGTTTACAAGTCAAAAAGAAGGGGCTAAAGTGCTGCTTCAATCTGTAGAAGATCCCGAGCGATTTGGTGTAGCGCATATTCAAGGCCGAAAAATAATTAAAATTGAAGAAAAGCCGAATGAGCCGAAAAGTTCTTATGCTGTTACGGGAATTTATTTGTATGATTCGAAAGTCTTTTCTTATATAAAAGAATTAAAACCTTCCGCAAGAGGGGAACTTGAAATTACAGATATAAATAATTGGTATTTAAAACGAGGAGTACTTACTTATAATGAAATGATCGGCTGGTGGACTGATGCGGGAACGCATGCTTCTCTTCAAAGAGCGAATACGTTAGCGCGGGATATAAACTTTGGGAAACAGTTTAATGGAGAATAG
- a CDS encoding glycosyltransferase family protein yields the protein MKDHTILVVVCVNNEKLFEQCERQIRNIFVPPGYAVQIFPIRDAKSMASAYNRALSFPAKYKVYIHQDTYLINRDMFYTLISLFKENEKLGLIGVAGAQFIPSNGIWWEGKNLVGKVIEYRRQNYQLLNLDQGFYGNQSFMSVQAIDGLFMATQYDIPWREDLFQGFHFYDVSQSLEFQKAGYLIGIPNQANIWCIHYNGDEFDADTYEKYRKVFVEHYKDILSPS from the coding sequence ATGAAAGATCATACAATATTAGTCGTTGTTTGTGTAAATAATGAAAAGCTTTTCGAGCAATGTGAGAGGCAAATAAGAAACATTTTTGTTCCCCCTGGTTATGCTGTGCAAATTTTCCCGATACGAGATGCAAAAAGTATGGCAAGTGCATATAACCGAGCCCTTTCCTTTCCTGCAAAGTATAAAGTATATATACATCAAGATACGTACCTTATTAATCGTGATATGTTTTATACACTTATTTCTCTTTTTAAAGAAAATGAAAAACTTGGTTTAATTGGAGTCGCTGGCGCTCAGTTTATACCGAGTAATGGGATATGGTGGGAAGGGAAAAATTTAGTAGGGAAAGTGATTGAATACAGAAGACAGAATTATCAATTATTAAATTTAGATCAAGGGTTTTATGGAAATCAATCTTTTATGTCAGTGCAGGCAATCGATGGTTTATTCATGGCAACGCAGTATGATATTCCGTGGCGAGAAGATTTATTTCAAGGATTCCACTTTTATGACGTTTCACAGTCTTTAGAGTTTCAAAAGGCTGGCTATTTAATTGGTATCCCTAATCAAGCAAATATATGGTGTATTCATTACAACGGAGATGAGTTTGATGCCGATACATACGAGAAGTATCGGAAAGTATTTGTAGAACATTATAAAGATATATTATCTCCATCATAA
- a CDS encoding glycosyltransferase family protein: MSAAEKTILFVTCINDRKLYAQCVRHILKLAVPPGYIVQFMPIRNAKSMTGGYNQAISHPAKYKVYLHQDVFIINGAFLYGLIQLFEEHEHLGMIGMVGAQYVPPNGVWNEGRGIVGKVIGYMNDLFYMASLEQPFHESKTFIPVECIDGLLMATQYDISWREDLFDGFDFYDVSQSFEFKKAGYTVGVPVQRDAWCIHYHFDVNMTNYEKHRKVFVENYMSDVNKEE, from the coding sequence ATGAGTGCCGCCGAAAAAACAATATTATTTGTTACATGTATAAATGATCGGAAATTATATGCACAATGTGTGCGACATATATTGAAGTTGGCAGTACCTCCAGGATATATTGTGCAATTTATGCCGATTCGAAATGCGAAAAGTATGACGGGCGGATACAATCAAGCCATTTCACATCCAGCGAAATATAAAGTGTATTTACACCAAGATGTCTTTATTATAAACGGAGCTTTTCTATACGGATTAATTCAATTATTTGAGGAACATGAACATCTTGGGATGATTGGGATGGTTGGAGCGCAATATGTTCCTCCAAATGGAGTATGGAACGAGGGGCGTGGGATTGTCGGGAAAGTCATTGGTTATATGAACGATTTGTTTTATATGGCAAGTTTAGAGCAACCATTTCATGAATCAAAAACGTTTATTCCTGTTGAATGTATTGACGGTTTGTTGATGGCGACACAATATGATATCTCGTGGCGAGAAGACTTATTTGACGGATTTGACTTTTATGATGTATCTCAATCATTTGAATTTAAAAAAGCAGGATATACAGTCGGTGTCCCTGTACAGCGCGATGCGTGGTGTATTCATTATCATTTCGATGTAAATATGACAAACTATGAAAAGCATAGAAAAGTATTTGTAGAGAACTATATGTCAGATGTGAATAAGGAAGAATAG
- a CDS encoding class I SAM-dependent methyltransferase yields the protein MNREKSSLYEEKSDFYYNAANPNLLKHIKKEWKEVLDIGCSSGALGAAIKENGTRVSGIEAFPEAAEKAKERLDHVILGDIEKIDLPYEKEQFDCVIFGDVLEHLFDPWAVIEKIKPYIKQNGVILASIPNVAHISVLAPLLAGNWTYTEYGLLDKTHIRFFTFNEMLRMFLKAGYSISKVDRVYVDHKMYEPLIEELYEVCKKYRLGSGFMAETVVFQYIIEAEKSQL from the coding sequence ATGAATCGAGAAAAAAGTTCTTTATATGAAGAAAAATCTGATTTTTATTATAATGCAGCCAATCCAAATTTATTGAAGCATATAAAAAAGGAATGGAAAGAAGTTCTTGATATTGGTTGCTCGAGCGGTGCATTGGGAGCAGCCATAAAAGAAAATGGCACACGTGTATCAGGAATTGAGGCATTTCCAGAGGCAGCAGAAAAAGCGAAAGAAAGACTGGATCACGTTATTTTAGGTGATATAGAAAAAATAGATCTTCCTTACGAGAAGGAACAATTTGATTGCGTCATATTTGGAGATGTATTAGAGCATTTATTTGATCCATGGGCTGTGATAGAAAAAATTAAACCATATATAAAACAAAATGGTGTGATTTTAGCTAGTATCCCGAACGTTGCTCATATTTCAGTGTTAGCTCCCTTACTTGCTGGAAATTGGACATATACAGAGTATGGCCTGTTAGATAAAACGCATATTCGTTTCTTTACTTTTAATGAAATGCTAAGAATGTTTTTAAAAGCAGGATATTCTATTAGTAAAGTAGATCGTGTATATGTTGATCATAAAATGTATGAACCGCTTATTGAAGAATTATATGAAGTTTGTAAAAAATATCGTCTTGGAAGTGGCTTCATGGCTGAGACGGTTGTATTCCAATATATTATTGAAGCAGAAAAATCACAATTATGA
- a CDS encoding glycosyltransferase family 2 protein, translating into MLNKQGITISLCMIVRDEENTIARCLDAIEEIVEEIVVVDTGSVDRTKEIVEKYTPNIYDFQWIDDFAAARNFAFSKATQEYILWLDADDVLLEDAQEALKQLKGELDSNVDAVSMPYHLVMDSNGKPLYCTRRYRLVKREKQFQWFGKVHEYLAVSGEIFNSNIAVTHKKEKEVTDRNLKIFQNAVTAGEELSPRDLFYYANESMDNQKYNDAVLLYETFLKQDEGWYEEKIYACGKLGDCYAKIGMWEKAVEACAKSFRYDVPRGENCTRIGYIYMDQQKYNEAIFWFKLATEVPLATDSPFHSPASYTWIPYLQMCICYSKLGDQDKAYYYNELAASYVPNNAAIEYNRKYFRGVFDKQYKA; encoded by the coding sequence ATGTTGAACAAGCAAGGAATTACAATTAGTCTATGTATGATTGTTCGCGATGAGGAAAATACAATAGCTCGATGTTTGGATGCGATTGAAGAAATTGTTGAAGAAATTGTAGTAGTTGATACAGGTTCTGTTGATCGAACGAAAGAAATTGTAGAGAAATACACTCCTAATATATATGATTTCCAGTGGATTGATGATTTTGCTGCGGCTAGAAATTTTGCTTTTTCAAAAGCGACGCAAGAGTATATATTGTGGCTAGATGCAGATGACGTATTATTAGAAGATGCTCAAGAAGCGTTGAAACAATTAAAAGGAGAATTAGATTCTAATGTAGATGCTGTTTCGATGCCGTATCATCTTGTAATGGATTCTAACGGGAAACCTCTTTATTGCACAAGAAGATATCGACTTGTAAAGCGCGAGAAACAGTTTCAATGGTTTGGTAAGGTGCATGAGTATTTAGCGGTTTCAGGTGAGATTTTTAATAGTAATATTGCAGTTACACATAAAAAGGAAAAAGAAGTAACGGATCGTAATTTGAAAATTTTTCAAAATGCTGTAACAGCTGGAGAAGAATTGAGTCCGAGAGATTTATTTTATTATGCGAATGAATCTATGGATAATCAAAAATACAATGATGCAGTTCTTTTATATGAAACATTTCTGAAACAAGATGAAGGATGGTATGAAGAGAAAATTTATGCATGCGGTAAGTTAGGGGATTGCTATGCGAAGATCGGAATGTGGGAGAAGGCCGTTGAGGCTTGTGCAAAATCGTTTCGATACGATGTTCCTAGAGGAGAGAATTGTACAAGAATAGGATATATATATATGGATCAACAAAAATATAATGAAGCGATATTTTGGTTTAAATTGGCAACGGAAGTACCTCTGGCAACGGATAGTCCGTTTCACAGTCCAGCTAGCTACACATGGATTCCCTATTTACAAATGTGTATTTGCTATAGCAAGTTAGGAGATCAAGACAAAGCTTATTATTACAATGAATTAGCAGCTTCTTATGTTCCGAATAATGCTGCAATCGAATATAACCGTAAATATTTTCGGGGTGTTTTTGATAAACAATATAAGGCGTAA